A window of Syngnathoides biaculeatus isolate LvHL_M chromosome 9, ASM1980259v1, whole genome shotgun sequence contains these coding sequences:
- the rhbdd2 gene encoding rhomboid domain-containing protein 2: protein MSAGHVRRVLGDVVPAVTSGILLLSLTSCAVFALQRYLDLSQGSLSVGASVFLQGHVHTLFTFPFHHRTATQLLLGIWALLFLGGSLEKAFGTVRFLSACFVMSTIIGLSYALLDLLLGRSGPAEGLVPMALACVAVTTTHTKMAKGFLCGVTFPAVVLPWAFVLIAGALIPRTALPCGVVATLVGWMHGRGCFSLLDLSEVRAGLVEKTAAFRSLRSIRVAAFVPASAAERRKTLLPQINPTPGSYPVQAYAPASCANVAVGGNANMVEGWSNAAPAASGPAPFPDPQVPATGVGVTSHGHNCAHNHGQL from the coding sequence ATGAGCGCGGGTCACGTCAGGAGGGTTCTCGGGGATGTGGTTCCTGCGGTGACGAGCGGGATCTTGTTGCTCAGCCTGACGTCGTGCGCGGTGTTCGCCCTCCAACGCTATTTGGACTTGTCCCAGGGGAGCCTGAGCGTCGGGGCGAGTGTTTTTCTCCAAGGCCACGTGCACACACTCTTCACGTTCCCTTTCCACCACAGAACCGCCACCCAGCTGCTCCTCGGCATCTGGGCCTTGCTGTTCCTCGGCGGTAGCCTGGAGAAAGCATTTGGTACAGTTCGCTTCCTGTCTGCGTGCTTCGTGATGTCCACCATCATAGGTTTGTCGTACGCCCTCCTGGATCTGCTGCTGGGGCGCAGCGGCCCCGCGGAGGGCTTGGTACCGATGGCCCTGGCTTGTGTGGCCGTGACCACCACGCACACAAAGATGGCCAAAGGCTTCCTCTGTGGGGTGACTTTCCCCGCCGTGGTGCTCCCGTGGGCGTTCGTCCTCATCGCCGGCGCGCTCATTCCGCGCACCGCGCTCCCTTGCGGCGTCGTCGCCACGCTCGTCGGATGGATGCACGGAAGAGGATGCTTCTCCCTCCTGGACCTCTCGGAGGTCAGGGCAGGTCTCGTGGAGAAGACGGCGGCTTTCCGTTCGCTGAGGAGCATCAGGGTGGCGGCCTTTGTCCCGGCCTCCGCAGCGGAGAGGAGGAAAACGCTCCTTCCCCAAATAAACCCGACACCGGGGTCTTACCCGGTACAGGCCTACGCGCCGGCGTCATGCGCCAACGTGGCGGTCGGTGGGAACGCCAACATGGTTGAGGGCTGGTCGAACGCTGCGCCTGCCGCATCTGGACCTGCACCTTTCCCCGATCCTCAAGTCCCTGCAACGGGCGTCGGTGTCACGAGTCACGGACACAACTGCGCACACAACCACGGCCAACTATGA
- the LOC133505896 gene encoding OCIA domain-containing protein 1-like gives MSSTTAPFNEEQQRQGAQAPLSTEYIPTEEEKRVFRECNKESFWYRSVPFSVVSMAITQALVARGSLSASPRFGSLPKVAFAGFCGYLAGKMSYMKTCQEKFQRLDNSPLGEALRRRMGFSPQLPNGAQSELGDPNSPSYDAMFQPSETPDRSSEHGYGFNPEAPVSTRRADDFNVPVQSYEEENEPKRKSILYEDLRLKNRENYEVTLNQKAESLIKSPPEKEQERPTKSAKKNIYGDTWEE, from the exons ATGTCATCCACCACGGCGCCTTTTAACGAGGAGCAACAGCGCCAAGGAGCACAG GCGCCCCTGAGCACCGAGTACATCCCCACGGAGGAGGAGAAGAGAGTGTTCAGGGAATGCAACAAGGAGAGCTTTTGGTACAGGT CGGTGCCGTTCTCTGTGGTGAGCATGGCCATCACTCAAGCTTTGGTTGCCAGAG GGTCTCTCTCTGCATCTCCAAGGTTTGGATCTCTTCCCAAAGTTGCCT TTGCTGGCTTCTGCGGCTACCTGGCCGGGAAGATGTCTTACATGAAGACGTGTCAGGAGAAGTTCCAGAGGCTGGACAACTCTCCTCTGGGAGAGGCCCTGAGACGGAGGATGGGATTCTCGCCACagct TCCTAACGGTGCTCAGTCAGAACTGGGTGATCCCAACAGTCCGAGCTATGACGCCATGTTCCAGCCATCGGAGACGCCGGATCGCAGTTCAGAACATGGATATGGATTTAATCCGGAAGCGCCCGTTTCCACGAGGAGAGCAGATGACTTTAATGTACCAG TTCAGTCCTACGAAGAAGAAAATGAACCCAAGAGGAAGTCCATCCTTTATGAGGACCTGCGGCTGAAAAACCGTGAGAACTACGAGGTCACGCTGAACCAGAAGGCCGAGTCGCTGATCAAAAGCCCCCCTGAAAAGGAGCAGGAAAGACCAACAAAAagcg cgAAGAAGAACATCTATGGAGACACCTGGGAAGAATGA
- the LOC133505892 gene encoding sodium-dependent phosphate transport protein 2B-like produces MDALKTSGPQHDNGHNNSREQKGSLAHSTLALVDGRPEGEDPWDLPELKDAGVPWSALDTSGKVLRVSLSVLKVAALLGLLYMFICSLDVLSSAFQLVGGKAAGDIFQDSAVLSNPLAGLVIGVLVTLLVQSSSTSSSIVVSMVSSGLLTVQLAVPIIMGTNIGTSVTNTLVAMTQAGDRRVFRRAFAGATVHDFFNWLSVLVLLPLEVATGYLYHVTKLIIDSFHIQSGEAPDLLNVITDVLTDSIIKLDKSVLSEIATGDPAARNKSLIKRWCETYTNVSTVNVTVPGPENCTSPSLCWFDGNYTFTPKNISQTYKIKKCDHLFVDLNLSDMAAGLILLALSLLVLCSCLLLIVKLLNSMLKGQVATIIKKILNTDFPFPFGWVTGYIAILVGAGMTFIVQSSSVFTSAITPLVGIGVISIQRAYPLSLGSNIGTTTTAILAAMASPGETLGNALQIALVHFLFNISGIILWYPIPFTRFPIRLAKGLGNITASYRWFAGVYIIFCFFLLPLLVFSLSLAGWQVLVGVACPLVFLLVAVVVINVLQKRKPGCLPAALRSWDFLPLWAHSLEPWDKVVTAFIAKCCCCCRCCNAVGDPDRDDKKRAYDNPAMCAEKEVESEIKIKLNTLKITKL; encoded by the exons ATGGATGCACTCAAGACTTCTGGG cCTCAGCATGACAATGGACACAATAACAGCCGAG AGCAAAAAGGGAGCCTCGCACACTCCACCCTGGCGCTGGTGGACGGGCGGCCCGAGGGCGAAGACCCCTGGGATCTGCCCGAGCTGAAAGACGCGGGCGTGCCGTGGTCGG CTTTGGACACCAGCGGGAAAGTGCTGAGGGTGTCGTTGTCGGTGTTGAAAGTGGCCGCGCTGCTGGGCCTCCTCTACATGTTCATCTGCTCGCTCGACGTCCTCAGCTCGGCCTTCCAGCTGGTCGGAG GCAAAGCGGCGGGCGACATTTTCCAAGACAGCGCTGTGCTGTCCAACCCGCTGGCCGGGCTGGTCATCGGCGTCCTGGTCACGCTGCTGGTTCAGAGTTCGTCCACTTCGTCCTCCATCGTCGTCAGCATGGTTTCCTCCGGAT TGCTAACAGTCCAACTGGCCGTTCCGATCATCATGGGTACCAACATTGGCACCTCGGTCACCAACACACTGGTCGCCATGACGCAGGCTGGGGACCGCAGAGTCTTTCGCAG GGCGTTTGCAGGGGCCACAGTGCACGACTTCTTCAACTGGCTGTCGGTTCTGGTGCTGCTGCCTCTGGAGGTCGCCACTGGCTACTTGTACCATGTCACCAAGCTCATCATCGACTCCTTCCACATCCAGAGCGGGGAGGCCCCCGACCTGTTGAACGTCATCACCGATGTCCTCACCGATTCTATCATAAAG CTGGACAAGTCGGTCTTGAGCGAAATAGCCACAGGAGATCCAGCAGCTCGGAACAAAAGTCTCATCAAGAGGTGGTGTGAAACTTATACCAACGTG AGCACCGTCAATGTCACAGTTCCTGGTCCAGAGAACTGCACCTCGCCTTCACTGTGCTGGTTCGACGGCAACTACACCTTCACGCCGAAGAACATTTCGCAGACGTACAAGATCAAGAAAT GCGACCACCTCTTCGTAGACCTGAACCTGTCCGACATGGCGGCGGGTCTGATCCTTCTGGCTCTCTCCCTGTTGGTGTTGTGCTCCTGCCTGCTGCTTATCGTCAAGCTGCTCAACTCCATGCTCAAGGGTCAAGTGGCCACGATCATTAAGAAAATACTCAACACCG ATTTCCCCTTCCCCTTTGGATGGGTCACAGGGTACATCGCCATTTTAGTCGGAGCCGGGATGACCTTCATCGTGCAGAGCAGCTCTGTTTTTACCTCCGCTATCACCCCGCTTGTTG GTATCGGCGTCATCAGCATCCAGAGGGCGTATCCATTGTCTCTCGGTTCCAACATtggcaccaccaccaccgccatcTTGGCAGCCATGGCCAGTCCGGGGGAGACATTGGGCAACGCTCTGCAG ATTGCCCTGGTACACTTCCTGTTCAACATCTCCGGCATCATTCTGTGGTATCCGATTCCGTTCACCCGATTCCCCATCCGACTGGCCAAAGGCTTGGGAAACATCACGGCCTCCTACCGCTGGTTTGCCGGCGTCTACATCATCTTCTGCTTCTTCCTTCTGCCGCTGCTCGTCTTTAGCCTGTCGCTGGCCGGGTGGCAGGTTCTGGTGGGCGTGGCGTGCCCGCTGGTGTTCCTCCtcgtcgccgtcgtcgtcatcaACGTGCTGCAGAAGCGGAAGCCCGGGTGTCTGCCGGCGGCGTTGCGGTCTTGGGACTTTCTGCCGCTTTGGGCTCACTCTCTGGAGCCGTGGGACAAAGTGGTGACCGCGTTCATTGCCaagtgttgctgctgctgcagatGCTGCAACGCCGTCGGAGATCCAGACCGCGACGACAAGAAACGAGCGTACGACAACCCTGCGATGTGCGCGGAGAAAGAGGTGGAAAGTGAGATCAAGATCAAGTTAAACACTCTGAAAATCACCAAACTCTGA
- the LOC133505895 gene encoding cysteine-rich hydrophobic domain-containing protein 2, with the protein MRIICFAFKNGGEAAGNDCAPLAPTWWRTSSQRRFSGGVWQLRRMLTFSSGVCRCPAAAAARCEPSFGLVDSPSSSPGSHPEAESRFPASPAAATAASRAMMEDFDEIYEEEEEEEEDEDRAAEEQLLKYAPDPVVVRGSGHVTVFGLSNKFESEFPSALTGKVAPEEFRASIGRVNGCLKKTLPVNVRWLLCGCLCCCCTLGFSLWPVICLSKRTRRSIEKLLEWENSRLYHKLCLHWRLNKRKCDSNNMMEYVILIEFLPKIPIFRPD; encoded by the exons ATGAGAATAATTTGTTTTGCGTTCAAGAATGGAGGGGAAGCGGCAGGAAATGACTGCGCTCCACTTGCGCCAACTTGGTGGCGAACTTCCAGCCAGCGTCGCTTTTCCGGTGGCGTGTGGCAACTGCGGCGGATGTTGACATTTTCTTCGGGAGTTTGCCGCTGCCCTGCCGCAGCCGCCGCGAGATGTGAACCGTCGTTCGGCCTTGTGGATTCGCCTTCGTCTTCGCCCGGTTCCCACCCGGAGGCTGAGAGCCGCTTCCCGGCGAgcccggcggcggcgacggcggcgtcGCGTGCGATGATGGAGGACTTCGACGAGATctacgaggaagaggaggaggaagaggaggacgaggacaGGGCCGCGGAGGAGCAGCTCCTCAAGTACGCCCCGGACCCGGTGGTGGTGCGAGGCTCCGGCCACGTCACGGT GTTTGGACTGAGCAACAAATTTGAATCAGAATTTCCTTCGGCGCTTACGGGCAAG GTGGCCCCCGAGGAATTCAGAGCCAGCATCGGCCGCGTGAACGGCTGCCTGAAGAAGACGCTGCCGGTCAACGTCCGCTGGCTGCTGTGCGGCTGCCTGTGCTGCTGTTGCACGCTCGGCTTCAGTTTGTGGCCCGTCATTTGCCTCAGCAAGCGG ACAAGAAGATCGATAGAAAAACTTCTGGAGTGGGAGAACAGCAGACTCTACCACAAG CTGTGTTTGCACTGGCGACTCAACAAGAGAAAGTGTGACTCCAACAACATGATGGAATAT